The following proteins are encoded in a genomic region of Paenibacillus sp. FSL H3-0469:
- a CDS encoding sugar ABC transporter permease encodes MKRKSRGAFLFLTPSVLLLLIFFIVPIILTICFAFTNMALTGSAARNLQFIGFQNFTNMFQDPDFRISVWRTLVFLIFSAVIGQVVLGFILALLMKEKNVTFRRIIGIIVIAGWVTPEIVVAFCMVAFFSDNGSLNQIIGWFGISPVSWLFSFPMVSVIIANIWHGTAFSMMVYQSALDEIPKDIEEAATIDGASNFKILSYITIPMVKGSIVTNMMLVTLQTLGVFTLIYTMTGGGPGTATQTLPVFMYNQAFVNYQFGYGTAISLVLLVIGIVASLFYMKSMKVKV; translated from the coding sequence ATGAAAAGGAAGTCGCGGGGCGCATTTTTATTTCTGACGCCTTCTGTCTTGCTGCTGCTGATATTCTTTATCGTACCGATTATTTTGACCATTTGCTTTGCCTTTACCAATATGGCTCTGACGGGGAGTGCTGCCCGTAACCTGCAATTCATCGGCTTCCAGAACTTCACGAACATGTTCCAGGACCCGGATTTCCGGATCAGCGTCTGGAGAACCCTGGTGTTCCTGATTTTCTCAGCGGTCATCGGGCAGGTCGTGCTCGGCTTCATTCTGGCCCTGCTAATGAAAGAGAAGAATGTAACCTTCCGCCGGATCATCGGCATTATCGTCATTGCGGGCTGGGTTACACCGGAGATCGTTGTCGCCTTCTGTATGGTAGCGTTCTTCAGTGATAACGGGTCCCTCAATCAGATCATCGGCTGGTTTGGCATTAGCCCGGTCTCCTGGCTGTTCAGCTTCCCGATGGTGAGTGTCATCATCGCCAACATCTGGCACGGCACAGCGTTCTCGATGATGGTTTATCAATCCGCACTGGATGAGATTCCCAAGGATATTGAGGAGGCCGCCACGATTGATGGAGCGAGCAACTTCAAGATTCTTAGTTACATCACCATTCCTATGGTAAAAGGCTCGATCGTCACCAACATGATGCTTGTCACGCTCCAGACACTGGGCGTATTCACACTGATCTATACCATGACCGGAGGGGGACCGGGAACGGCCACTCAGACCTTACCGGTATTTATGTACAACCAGGCCTTCGTCAATTATCAGTTCGGATACGGCACCGCGATCTCGCTCGTGCTGCTGGTGATCGGAATTGTTGCAAGCTTGTTCTATATGAAATCTATGAAAGTCAAGGTCTAA
- a CDS encoding extracellular solute-binding protein: MKMNKFKVSMTAAMASLLLLTTACSSGNSNSGSGAAEGKKEVTITFRSSGSEDTLTKYFESGLIEKFETDNPDIKIKIAPVLASEGDYTSKIVLQMKSPDTAPDIVAEDTSIIKSDAAAGYLEPLDTQVAGWSDWKDKFIENLKAGVTGEDGKIYGVPATSDTRGIWYNKELLAQAGLPVPFKPANWDEVLEAARTIKDKLPGVTPLNMIVGKSSGEGVTMQTLEMLLYGTNDTLYNDETKKWVVSSPGLLDSFKFINQLFNVDKTGPSMQVALNGQAGSIAFQQLFPQGKLAMAVDGSWAGSTWFENGAAPIENVADKMGFAPFPTQNGQEPGAITMSGGWAWSIPAQSQNKEAAWKFLEFLMNQENATGRVVAEGNLSPRNDSVDVAGYTDRTYTAEAQALLEVAKFRPANDQYATVSAQLQSIVESIASGKLSPEDAVKQLKDNVTRSLGEDKVEVK; the protein is encoded by the coding sequence ATGAAAATGAATAAATTCAAAGTTTCGATGACTGCGGCTATGGCTTCTCTTCTTCTGTTGACAACGGCCTGTTCAAGCGGCAATTCGAATTCCGGTTCGGGCGCAGCCGAAGGGAAGAAGGAGGTCACCATTACCTTCCGTTCGTCGGGCTCCGAGGATACATTAACCAAGTATTTTGAATCGGGACTGATTGAAAAGTTCGAAACGGACAACCCGGATATCAAGATCAAGATTGCTCCGGTGCTGGCCAGCGAAGGGGACTACACCTCCAAGATCGTCCTGCAGATGAAGTCGCCCGATACAGCGCCGGATATCGTAGCCGAAGATACCTCAATCATCAAATCGGATGCCGCAGCCGGATACCTGGAGCCGCTGGATACGCAGGTTGCGGGCTGGAGTGACTGGAAGGACAAATTCATTGAGAACCTCAAAGCCGGTGTGACCGGTGAAGACGGCAAAATCTACGGCGTACCTGCAACCTCGGATACACGCGGTATCTGGTACAACAAAGAGCTGCTGGCGCAAGCGGGCTTACCGGTGCCGTTCAAGCCTGCTAATTGGGATGAGGTGCTGGAAGCCGCACGTACCATCAAGGATAAGCTGCCGGGCGTAACCCCGCTGAATATGATCGTGGGCAAATCGAGCGGAGAAGGCGTAACGATGCAGACGCTGGAGATGCTTCTGTACGGCACGAACGACACCCTCTATAACGATGAAACTAAGAAATGGGTCGTAAGCAGCCCCGGACTCCTTGATTCCTTCAAATTCATTAATCAATTGTTCAATGTAGATAAGACAGGCCCTTCGATGCAGGTAGCACTTAACGGACAAGCCGGCAGCATTGCCTTCCAGCAGCTGTTCCCGCAGGGCAAGCTGGCGATGGCCGTAGACGGAAGCTGGGCCGGCTCCACCTGGTTCGAGAACGGTGCAGCACCGATTGAGAATGTAGCAGACAAGATGGGCTTCGCTCCATTCCCGACGCAGAACGGTCAAGAGCCTGGAGCCATCACCATGTCCGGCGGCTGGGCCTGGTCGATTCCGGCACAATCGCAGAATAAGGAAGCAGCGTGGAAGTTCCTGGAGTTCCTGATGAATCAGGAGAATGCAACAGGACGCGTAGTGGCAGAGGGCAACCTGAGCCCGCGTAATGATTCGGTGGACGTAGCAGGCTATACAGACCGTACGTATACAGCGGAGGCGCAAGCCTTACTGGAAGTAGCGAAATTCCGCCCGGCCAATGATCAGTATGCAACCGTATCTGCGCAGCTTCAGAGTATTGTAGAGAGCATTGCTTCAGGCAAGCTGTCGCCGGAAGATGCTGTGAAGCAGCTGAAGGATAATGTTACCCGCTCGCTTGGAGAAGATAAAGTAGAAGTCAAATAG
- a CDS encoding glycoside hydrolase family 125 protein — MKLQNEIPKSVYDLIGKVQGELPDSSKLAKMFEDCMINTIGTTISQKADGTTFVITGDIPAMWLRDSAAQVRPYLLLAAEDSNMEAMIAGLVKRQMNYVLLDPYANAFNEEANGHGHQSDLTAMNPWIWERKYEIDSLAYPIQLSYLLWKNSGCVTQFDETFRKAALEIIKLWRVEQHHETDSPYTFQRLDAPLTDTLTREGKGSETAYTGMTWSGFRPSDDCCEYGYLVPSNMFAVVVLRYLEEIAREIYGDQELAAAAQKLGQEINQGIQEHGIYNHPVYGRIYAYETDGLGHYNLMDDANVPSLLSLPYLGYTDENDEVYRNTRRFILSEDNPYYYKGQVAEGIGSPHTPEGYIWHIALSMQGLTSPERSEKERLLQLIQDTDGGTGLTHEGFSVNDAAAFTRPWFSWSNMLFSELIMDYCGLRVVK; from the coding sequence GTGAAGCTACAGAATGAAATTCCGAAGTCTGTATATGATTTGATCGGCAAGGTACAAGGGGAGTTGCCAGACTCTTCCAAGCTGGCCAAGATGTTCGAGGACTGCATGATCAATACCATTGGCACCACCATTTCGCAGAAAGCGGATGGCACCACCTTCGTTATAACAGGTGATATACCAGCTATGTGGCTGCGTGATTCCGCTGCCCAGGTTCGGCCGTATCTGCTGCTTGCCGCAGAAGATTCTAACATGGAAGCGATGATTGCAGGTCTTGTGAAGCGGCAGATGAATTATGTTCTGCTTGATCCGTATGCCAATGCCTTCAATGAAGAGGCGAACGGCCACGGACATCAATCGGATCTTACCGCTATGAACCCGTGGATCTGGGAACGCAAATATGAGATTGATTCGCTGGCGTATCCGATTCAGCTCAGTTATCTGCTCTGGAAGAACAGCGGCTGCGTCACGCAGTTTGACGAGACCTTCCGCAAGGCCGCGCTTGAAATCATCAAGCTGTGGAGAGTGGAGCAGCATCACGAGACAGATTCCCCCTATACGTTCCAGCGCCTGGATGCACCGCTCACCGATACATTGACCCGTGAAGGCAAAGGCAGCGAAACCGCTTATACCGGGATGACCTGGTCAGGCTTCCGGCCAAGCGATGATTGCTGTGAGTATGGCTATCTGGTGCCGTCCAATATGTTCGCTGTCGTTGTCCTGCGATATCTGGAAGAGATTGCCCGTGAGATCTACGGGGATCAGGAGCTTGCGGCAGCGGCGCAGAAGCTGGGGCAGGAGATTAATCAGGGGATTCAGGAGCATGGCATCTATAATCATCCGGTCTATGGGAGAATCTATGCTTATGAGACGGACGGGCTAGGTCACTACAATCTTATGGATGACGCCAATGTTCCAAGCCTGCTGTCCTTGCCTTACCTCGGCTACACGGACGAGAATGACGAGGTGTACCGCAATACCCGGAGATTTATCCTCAGCGAGGATAATCCTTATTACTATAAAGGGCAGGTTGCGGAAGGCATCGGCAGTCCGCATACCCCGGAAGGTTACATCTGGCACATCGCCTTGTCTATGCAAGGACTTACGTCACCGGAACGCAGCGAGAAAGAACGCTTACTCCAGCTGATTCAGGACACAGATGGCGGCACAGGCCTGACTCATGAAGGCTTCTCTGTCAACGATGCCGCAGCATTCACCCGTCCATGGTTCTCCTGGTCGAATATGCTGTTCAGCGAACTGATTATGGATTATTGCGGATTACGGGTAGTGAAGTAG
- a CDS encoding GntR family transcriptional regulator: MANDSGSKPMYEMIFHTLRERITNHEYKAGERVPSEKELCSEFGVSRITSKKALKMLADEHLIVRQPGRGSFVADANSLIMKPFDSQQTVRTTGKKRIIGLVITHFSDMYGTELIYGMEEASRENDAFLIVRRSFGIPELEEQAIQQLLGLGVDGLIIFPAQGEYFSAEILKLVIQKFPFVMIDRYLKGIPASSVSTDNIQAAKEATHYLFGLGHRHIGFLAPPPANTTAIEERIDGILEAHMEHNLLANRELWMEKITSTMPNVFDPEARISDVDKLVEHLRKYPQITALFAAEYSIALLVEEAAGKLGLRIPEDLSLICFDSPESYEGCRVTHMRQNQFSIGKQAYENVFTMHVNEQPISRILLPAELIKGKSTAPVRKQ; this comes from the coding sequence ATGGCCAATGACTCAGGCTCGAAGCCGATGTACGAAATGATATTTCATACGCTGCGTGAGCGAATTACGAATCATGAATATAAAGCGGGGGAGCGGGTTCCCTCAGAAAAAGAACTGTGCAGTGAATTTGGGGTGAGCCGGATTACCTCCAAGAAAGCACTGAAAATGCTGGCTGATGAACATCTAATCGTCCGTCAGCCAGGCAGAGGCTCCTTCGTAGCCGATGCGAACTCGCTGATCATGAAACCGTTTGACAGCCAGCAGACGGTCCGGACCACAGGCAAGAAACGGATCATCGGACTGGTGATTACACACTTCAGTGATATGTACGGCACAGAGCTGATCTACGGCATGGAAGAAGCTTCGCGGGAGAATGACGCATTTCTGATTGTGCGGCGGTCGTTCGGGATTCCCGAGCTGGAGGAACAGGCGATTCAACAGCTCTTGGGGCTTGGGGTGGACGGGCTGATTATCTTCCCGGCGCAAGGCGAATATTTCAGTGCCGAGATCCTGAAGCTGGTCATCCAGAAATTCCCGTTTGTCATGATTGACCGGTATCTAAAGGGGATTCCCGCCTCTTCTGTGAGTACTGATAATATTCAGGCGGCCAAGGAAGCTACACACTATCTCTTCGGGCTTGGGCACCGCCATATCGGATTTCTCGCGCCTCCGCCAGCAAATACAACCGCAATAGAGGAACGGATCGATGGTATTCTCGAAGCTCACATGGAGCATAATCTGCTGGCGAACCGTGAATTATGGATGGAGAAGATCACGTCTACTATGCCGAATGTATTTGACCCGGAGGCCCGTATTAGCGATGTAGACAAGCTGGTAGAGCATCTGCGGAAATATCCTCAGATCACCGCGCTGTTCGCAGCCGAATATAGTATCGCGTTGCTGGTCGAAGAGGCGGCGGGCAAGCTGGGACTGCGGATTCCCGAAGACTTGTCCCTGATTTGCTTCGACAGCCCGGAGTCCTATGAAGGCTGTAGAGTGACGCATATGCGCCAGAATCAGTTCAGTATCGGCAAGCAGGCGTATGAGAATGTATTCACTATGCATGTGAACGAGCAGCCGATTTCCCGGATTCTTTTACCGGCCGAGTTGATTAAGGGCAAGTCAACAGCACCGGTCCGCAAGCAATAA
- a CDS encoding MFS transporter produces MNGSEESQGGKGTKGALIALSSIPLIMTLGNSMLLPILPQISKELGVSAFEVSMIITVYGLIAILMIPIAGYLSDRFGRKKVILPSLILAALGGAGCVAAAWFFTGVSAYWIILAGRFVQGIGAAGAFPIVIPFVGDLFKDEKEVSKGLGIIETSNTFGKVVSPILGAYLGMLLWYAPFIAIPVLCLISCILVIFLVKKPKEEAEKTSLKEFLGGIKNVLLEKGRWLYAIFAIGGICMFATFGVLFYLSEILESRYNLHGAYKGFVLAIPLALLCLASYGSGKIIGKNKPLMKWLGFGGMALLTAATLITGFSENIYYMVGFLSLSGIGIGVVLPCMDALITEGIEKENRGTITSLYSSMRFIGVALGPPVVSLLMNRGHWTLFFTMAGVGAVGGLLSFFAVTPSKDDAEGEGRTERNSFKAKKGSPLRQRVR; encoded by the coding sequence ATGAACGGGTCCGAAGAGTCCCAAGGGGGAAAAGGTACAAAAGGGGCACTAATTGCGCTCTCCTCCATCCCGCTGATTATGACACTGGGTAATTCAATGTTGTTGCCGATCCTGCCGCAGATCTCGAAGGAGCTTGGGGTGAGCGCTTTTGAGGTCAGTATGATCATCACTGTCTATGGCCTGATCGCCATCCTGATGATTCCCATCGCCGGCTATTTATCAGATCGCTTCGGGCGAAAAAAAGTAATTCTGCCCAGCCTGATCCTGGCCGCCCTGGGCGGAGCCGGATGTGTCGCCGCTGCCTGGTTCTTCACAGGAGTGAGCGCGTACTGGATCATTCTTGCCGGACGTTTCGTCCAGGGGATCGGTGCCGCAGGCGCTTTTCCCATCGTCATTCCATTCGTGGGCGATCTGTTCAAGGACGAGAAGGAGGTGAGCAAGGGGCTCGGGATTATTGAAACCTCCAATACCTTCGGGAAAGTGGTCAGCCCGATCCTTGGAGCTTATCTGGGGATGCTGCTATGGTATGCGCCTTTTATCGCCATTCCTGTCCTGTGCCTGATCTCTTGCATTCTAGTGATCTTCCTGGTCAAGAAGCCTAAGGAGGAGGCGGAGAAGACCAGTCTTAAGGAATTCCTGGGCGGCATTAAAAACGTATTGCTTGAGAAGGGCCGCTGGCTGTACGCCATCTTCGCCATCGGGGGCATCTGCATGTTCGCCACCTTCGGGGTGCTGTTCTACTTATCTGAGATCCTCGAATCGAGATATAACCTGCATGGGGCCTACAAAGGCTTCGTTCTGGCTATTCCGCTTGCTTTGCTATGTCTGGCCTCTTACGGAAGCGGCAAGATCATCGGCAAAAACAAGCCGCTCATGAAATGGCTCGGCTTCGGCGGCATGGCCTTACTGACTGCTGCCACGCTGATTACGGGCTTCAGCGAGAACATCTATTACATGGTCGGGTTCCTGAGTCTAAGCGGAATCGGGATCGGAGTGGTTCTGCCCTGTATGGATGCACTGATTACCGAAGGCATCGAGAAGGAGAACCGGGGCACGATAACTTCCCTCTACAGCAGCATGAGATTCATCGGGGTCGCGCTCGGCCCGCCGGTGGTGTCCCTCTTGATGAACCGGGGACATTGGACCTTGTTCTTCACCATGGCGGGCGTCGGGGCCGTAGGCGGCTTGCTGTCCTTCTTCGCGGTAACGCCCAGTAAGGACGATGCCGAAGGGGAAGGCCGGACAGAGCGGAATTCATTCAAGGCGAAGAAGGGAAGCCCGCTACGCCAGCGTGTCCGGTAG
- a CDS encoding DUF3231 family protein: MTGILGGNPKDEPMHYGEIFTVWEASMAAKGALSSYRAYMYHAGDSDLKKIIASMIDQAELEISECDSLLAEQGIAAAPALPNRPEARLEDIPVGARFTDPEIAAMVAATLAVGLVACSQAMGMSIREDIGALFAKYHLTKAAIGVKNLHLLKKKGWLVPPPLLVKRPEPVHA; encoded by the coding sequence ATGACAGGAATTCTAGGCGGCAACCCCAAAGATGAGCCGATGCATTATGGAGAGATTTTTACGGTGTGGGAGGCTTCAATGGCTGCCAAGGGCGCCTTATCGTCTTACAGAGCATACATGTATCATGCCGGAGATAGTGACCTGAAGAAAATCATCGCCTCTATGATCGACCAGGCGGAGCTGGAGATCAGCGAATGCGACTCGCTGCTGGCTGAGCAGGGCATTGCTGCTGCCCCGGCACTGCCAAACCGGCCTGAAGCGAGACTGGAGGATATTCCGGTTGGCGCACGGTTCACGGACCCTGAGATTGCAGCCATGGTTGCAGCCACTCTGGCGGTTGGACTGGTGGCGTGCAGCCAGGCGATGGGGATGTCTATCCGTGAGGATATCGGCGCATTGTTCGCCAAATATCATCTCACCAAGGCAGCTATCGGTGTGAAGAATCTGCATCTGCTGAAGAAAAAAGGCTGGCTGGTTCCCCCGCCGCTGCTCGTCAAGAGACCGGAACCGGTCCACGCGTAA